The nucleotide sequence aaaatttcttgctattgtgcaatattgtgcaattagatatttcttgctattgtgcaatactgtgcaattgaaaatttcttgctattgtgcaatactgtgcaattgaaaatttcttgctattgcacaatactgtgcaattgaagatttcttgctattgctgaatactgtgcaattgaaaatttcttgctattgcacaatacttaatataataattttggatcctgatttgaaccaacttgaaaactgggcccataatcaaaaatctaagtatatgtttagattcagcatatcaaagaagcccaagaattcaatttttgttaaaatcaaatttagtttaattttggaccctttggactttaatgtagaccaatttgaaaacgggaccaaaaattaagaatctacatacacagttagattgggcatatcaaggaaccccaattattcaatttttgatgaaatcaaacaaagtttaattttggatcctttgggccccttattcctaaactgtagggaccaaaactcccaaaatcaaacccaaccttccttttatggtcataaaccttgtgtttaaatttcatagatttctatttacttatacttaagttattgtgcgaaaaccaaaaataatgcttattttggcccttttttggcccccaattcctaaactgttataaccaaaacaccaaaaatcaatcccaaccttccttttgtggtcataaaccttgtgtcaaactTTCATAGATTTctctttacttaaactaaagttatagtgcgaaaaccaagaaaatgcttatttgggccctttttggcctctaattcctaaaatgttgggaccaaaactcccaaaatcaatcccaaaccttccttttgtggtcataaaccttgtgttaaaatttcatagatttctactcacttttactaaagttagagtgcgaaaactaaaagtattcggacgacgacaccaacgtgataccaatatacgaccaaaaatttttcaatttttgcggtcgtatcaaaatgaggttaaggtcaattAAACCctatgaaacatacattaaaatgagaaatggggaatgtgtcaaagtgacaacaacccgaccatagagcagacaacagctgaaggccaccaatggtctTAAATGTAgggagaaactcccgcacccggaggcgtccttcagctagccccttaaaaaatatgtatactagttcagtgataatggatgtcatactaaactccgaattatatacaagatgtacactttacaatcattctatacaccaaatagaTTACACTTATTGCTGATATAAAAGACAGGTGGTTTTGGGTCGTTTTGAACTTCTGCTCTTTGTTCAAGTTGTTGTTACTTAAAAGACACATTCCAGATTTTTATTCACAATTTTaagtacaccttacaattgttccatacaccaaatatagttgatctatggCCTTGTGTATTGGAAAAACACAACAAGAATGCACTCACTGAAATGTCTAGCTATCTTAATTTCcactgatattatgttgatagcgcTCAATATAAATCTTTACTAAAGCTATCGCATAAATTTAAACTGAACCCCCtagatgaggtcaaggtcagatgatacctgccagataGACAtatacagcttacaatccttccaaAAATACAAAtccagttgacctattgcttattgttTAGGAAAAGACAAAAGCACAAAATcttaacattgagcaatgaacctttaaaatgaggtcaaggtcagatgacacctggcAGTTGGACATTtgtttcatacaccaaatatagtagaccttttgcatacagtatagaaaaaaattaaaacacaaactatAAAGCCttatccatgaaaatgaggtcaagttcagatgacacctgctaaGTGGACAATCCttgcatacaccaaatatactagacctattgcttataggaTCTGAGATATGaatttgaccaccaaaacttaaccatgttccatgaaatgaggtcgaggtcaagtgaaaactgtccgacCAGCATGGAATCTTGAAAaaagaggtcaaggacaatggacgtATGAGCGATAGAAACATATGGCATCTATtagaatataaagctttaaagcttttaagaagtttgtTAATGCCACTGTCGCAGTTGCCGGATAACTATCACTATGTTGAGCTGTCACAGGCTCCGCTATGACGggaaataaaaatgtttacaagCACCTGCTGAAAATTAGGTCTACcacaatggaaactttgttaaaTAAGGCATCTGCATTTATGGTATAAAActtccaggtcttctaccttttaaaatataaaactttatacaAATTGTTTATGCCACCACTGCATAGGTATCATGATGTCTAGCATTATGCAACTTTCATTGCAGGCGAAACTTAAAACATACAGCTTGCtgtcagtgtgagccaaggctccaagTTGAAGACCATACCTTTGACTtataaatggtttacttttacaaattgcgacttggatggagtgttgtctcattggtactctttttttttttttatatctaaacaCAGAATAACTGACAGAGTTAAAATCTAGTCAGTAGGAAACTAAAAAGAAATGCCACTGTTAGATAAGTATTCCTATGTCTTGCTTTCTAGAAGTTACAAATAACTAAATacttcaataatatatatattttattctccCATTATCTTATTACAATGAGGAGTTTATATATGTACACAAACATGAGCACTATCTATCACATTTACACCACACCTCTTAACAACAACAAAGACATTGTATAAATGTACTAGGGAGTAAGCATTAATATGAAAATTGCACACATACACACATCAATTTATATTATATGAATTCTTTTCATACCATAATTACTATTCATGTAACAATCACATTGTTAATAATTCTATAACTTACTGTTTTCATAAACTTCATCATTATTTGAAAAGGTTTCAtgtaaacaaaatttgataaaattttttAAACTTAGAAGAGTTTTCCAAACCATAATGACATCATTTAATATGAACATTATCTTATTAAAGGTGtaaaaatatactaaaaatatttttggtGCCTTCATATTaaagtaaatatgaaaaaatgtaataaatatcgtgatacattttataaagaaataattcTAAATGTCCATCATATTTACATTTATAACATTATACACATTAAACCATGGTCCTTTCTTGAAAGTGtgacaaatcaaaagaaagaaaaaagtttaaaacagAATTGGAACTATAGATTTCTTTTCTTTAGATTGTGCTTAGTTAGaagacattatttttttcacGACATCCATTGATTATATAATATTCTAAAGGGGTCTGGATGTCTATCCAGGTTTAAAAAGTTATGTTCCCCAAATTGCCACAAACAGTGAATTTAAGGTTACACAGGTTACTGTGTaagtatttgaaattttttaaaaaagcaAGTGGCACAGATGGTGGCCACATGTATACATTGTCATCCTCGTGATCATAATGATGTGAAAAAAAGTGCAAATACAATTACGAATCTTAACACAAAATGTCTCaataaacataacaaaacaaaagtgCTGCAAGTGCTATTTGTCCACCAGTCTGTGGCAagaaaaatcatatatatatttatccgtAGTTTTAgttaatttgtaaaaattatgttttataaattCTTACTTCAAAAAATTCTTGAAATACAGTTCATCCCTTTTTGTTGTTAAGAAAACATTTCATTCAGGCAATATGAAATTAACATAATTGATCTTTTctaaagcaatatttttttttcttgacacTGCCCTAGACAACATGCAATCATAAAAACTCATTTAATAGACGTTTCCTCTTCTTAATATGTACCACAATTACTCAAATCCTGACAAAATACATCAATCTTTAGCATGCCACAACATcataacaaatgttttaaaacatgtatGAGATAACAATGTAACATTTGAGATTCTTAGATTGATTACACAGGCAAATTGCTCctaatatgaaaaattatttactaACCTTCGAACTTAAAACGAGAATTATTCATCTTAACGAATTCTCCTTATATCTTTTAACTAGATTTTCTTCATAGATATATTATGAATACAAGACTGTCATGTATGAGAGCACCTTCAGTGCAATTCTAATTCTTTATTGTTGTACCTAATACCAAAAAAATACCACTCAAAACTTTATTAACTTTTGTGAAAGGGAAAAGTAAATTGATAAcgagaaaaataaacaaaaaaaaatatttatttcattctttatcaataaaaaaagtcTTCACCTACATGTCTATGAAAATAAAGTACTCCCCCTCTCATATAAAAAAAGGCCTAATGATTAAAAGCATCATACATATTTGATTAATAATGATCACATGGAAATGCAGCAGGATATTTAAGCACAAGTatcaacaacattttttttaaagaaaaaacattatcaaattaTCTATGAACAAAGTAGTTTCCATTGTGACTTCCCATTATTCAAGGGAGGTAACATGTCTAATTCTAAATTCTTctttcaaaagtaaaattttcCTATTAACTATTCTGTAGTCTTTTTGACACTCATTATTTGCACTAAgctaatttttgtggatttcattgTAAATCAAAAGCTAGATTTCTAATTCTAAATGCATTTAACCCATAACTTTATCTTTTcagttaaaaattaaattttttaatcaaatattcaattacatgtaaatgaaaaactGTAAGTTGTTTGAATAAAATTACAGCAGTATATCACAACTTTTATTATTCCATTCAAAAGTaaacaatactgtaaattcagaaattattgcgatttcagATAAATATATCAGATATAACAAAGCTACTTCTTAATGATTTCCATCTGTCACATTATTTGCAATAAAAAAACTTGTAATAATTCCAGAATTTATAGCTATCTTAATAACTTCATGTATCCCCAAAAAATGAAAAGCCAAGACTACAAATATGGAAATCAAAAAGGTACATGCCTTTTATTTCAGTCAGTTTTTTTAACAGCAAAGGACTGCTGTTTCATACTAATGCactagatttaaaataaaataacacaatatACCAGTTTACTTAATCAGAAAAGATGGAATCTGATAATTGACAATTATGACAAACAGTGCCTGGTTACCAAGTTTTCAGTCAATCAGAAGTAATGAGAAATTTTTATGaacaattcaaaattataaaaatttctatAAATAGCTGTTCTTAAAAATTTCTAAATCAAAGTGTAAATAGTTTGcttaaaacaaacatgtaactATCTGTctaatgaaaaaaatctttcagGACTGCAAGAACAATTCATTTTGCTCAAATCATGATTTGACAAATTTTGAcctatttttgcatttttataaGTAAAATCACTTCATGATGAAAATTTACTGCACACATTATCAAAGTTTGTTCATCTAATACTTGATGAAATTATTTTAAGCCTACATAAGGCATGTAGTGTTATCAAAAATGAGggaaatgtttgaagaaattttcaaaaataacttgaaaataaataaaatctgatAATGGTTTCAAAATAGTTTTTCAAAGGTGTACTCCTGGAATCAGTTATGTAATTTTAAGACGTTTCTGGGAAAAAAAGGAACCCCAAAAGCAAATCTAAATGATTAACtttatatacatttatcataatTAACTTCTTTCTTCTACATGTTCTAGaattctgtaaaaaataataacaaaaaataaaacccaAACAGGTCTGCCACTAAATGATAATCTTAAAAAACCATGGCTACACATTTTAATATAAACTGACTACTGTTTTAAATATTATGACACAAAGTACATCAACTATTATCTGAATcttcatccattttttttttctttgtgtcCTCCTCAGGGTCATCACTATTCTCACATTCAGAATGAGATCTCTTTCTCAAGCTACCTGCGAGATTTTTAGCTTCACCAGTTGAAATTTCAGATTGCACTGAGTCACAGTCTTCATTTTCTAAAGCATTTTTCGAAGAATTAGTATCTTCGATTGAAGAATTACTATGTTCCTCTTTTATTGTTAATTGTCCTTTATTTATTTCAACGGAATAATCATCTATTTTATTGTCTGAAGTCATGTCCGTTTTATTTTCTTCCATGTTTTCgcatttttcataattttcatctaATTCTTTTGGTTGATCTACATCGTTTTCCTCTTTTTCACTAGGTTTGTCTTCAACGTTTTCCTCTTTTACAGAAGGTTTGTCTATATCAATTTCCTCTTTGACATTAAGTTTGTCTTTGCTTTCATTCTTTACAGAAGGTTTGTCTAAATCCATTTCCTCTTTCACAATAGATTTGTCATCATTTTCTTCATGACCTTTGCCTTCAATTTCAGTGTTGTCATTTTCTCTGTCTTTAGTATGGTTTTCATCCTTAGTAGATTCACattcttttttgatatttttttcttcttcactttCATCTTTATTCTCAGAATTATTTTTCTGGCTTTTACTTTCACTTCGGTTCTTCCCAGACTTGACATCATCATCATCACTATCTAGGACAATTTCAGTTCTTTCTTCCTCCTGAATGATGACATCAGAATCATTGTCGCTCTCTATAACAACTTCTTCCTTTCTGACATCTGTTTTCCCTGACAAATCAATTATTACTTTGCCTTTTCTGGGCTTATCAAAATTCATGGCTACCGTCAAACCCTTTGTTTGCTCCATTTTAATTTCTCCTTCTATTATATTTGCTGTTGTCCTAGCATTTCTAGTTCTCAGTCTTGGATCAAGTCTCATAAACTTTCCACCAGTAGCTATATTAATCTGAGATGGACTCAATCTTTTCAGAGCTACACTGCATGGTTTGGTATGACTTTCAAGATGCTTGAGCAGACCAGCTGGTTTCAAGTTCTTAAGACCACAAATATTACAGGTCTTGCTTGACATTTTACAAACATGCCTGGCAAGATCGGCCATTTTATTGACAACCATTCCACATTTCTTACAGGTAGCATGTACACTTAGACAATGTAAAGTCAGTTTGGTATTGTCTTGAAACTGGCTAGAACAGAAGACACAAAAGTTATTTCTGACCATCCCAGATGATCCTCCAGTAACTACAGTGGATAAATTCTTTGTAGCTGCACTAGACTGTGGTTGAGGCTTGATTACAGAACTGACAGGGGTACTGGTACTCCCTTTATTCTCTTCTCCTTTTATCAAAACACCATGGGTTGCTGCCATATGAAGTTCTAATTCTTTACGAGATTGTGACAATGTACCACAAAACATACAGCGCTTCAATGCCATACATTCTCCTGTTGTCAAGCGATGGAATTTATGCAGATGAGAATATAAATTTTCAGGCTTCTGATGACAAATCCAGCATTGGTTGGTAGCAGATGCATTTTGTTTCACAGTGTTAAGATGCTTAGCACTGGTTTTATGTTTTGTGAAACCCTGAGATGTCCAAAAACGttcattacaaatattacaaaaaagaGGAGCTAATGGTTTACTGAAAACATGAGCTGGCATTTCTATCTTGTGTGCGTAAAAGAAATGAATCCTCAGCGACATTCTGTCTTTAACGTAACCCCCACATATCTCGCATACCTCAAATCCAGGTCTTGTATTTGCATTTACATTTTGTTGTGTTCGCAGTAACTGGTTGACAGTGGGTTTATTTGCAGATGCTGGTTTCAACGGTTGAGGCTGTTTCTGTACTGGGGCAGTAACAAATCTTGTACCAGCACTTTGCATTGCATATGCAGTTGATGCAGGAGTAGGTCCTTGAAAATGAGATGTCATAATAGGACGATTTGGATTAACTACAGGTGGCGGTTTTGCCTGAGCTTGGTTTGTTTTAGGCTTAATTATGGCTGGTTGGTGTTTTGCAATTGGTATTCCTCTAGTGTCTGGTCTATCTATTTGAGCAATTTTTCTTGCATGTTGAGCTTGCTGTTGTAACTGAAGTTTTTTATTATGTActtgaaatttgtaaaaaatatttttcaagctAAGATTAATGTCCACATGATGAGGTGCTTGATTTATATGCTCCTTAAAGTTTTTCTCACACTTGAGCTTATGTTTCATTATTGTGTTTCTATTTGCGCCTTCAAACGTACATAAATTACAAGGCCAGAGGTTGGATTTGTGGTTAGATCTCCCAACAATGTTATGTTCCTTCTCAATATGAGCTTTGAACATGTCTTCTGCAATTTTTCCTTGGAAACTTTGGTTACAATGAGGACAGGTAAGTAGAGCTGACTTGTCAGGTGTATTATATGACACATGTGGATACTGTTTATGCAAATACATAACGTTCTTAGATTCAGTGGTAAATCCACATTTACATTTTAGCTTTGGTATATCATGTAGGTAttcaagtttatttttcaacTCCTCAACTACTTTCTTCATTCTTTGAAGACTCTCCTTCTCACTAGCATTCAACAAATCTGCCTCATCTTTTTTCCTTTGAACCTGAACGATTTGCTCATATGCTAATTCTTTAACGAGGTCACTTCCTAAATCAAAGAGCAGTTTAGATGCTGAACTTAAATCTGCCTTTTTGCTAACATTCGCTAAACCACCCCAAAATGCATTGTCTGGTTTTCTACTGAGCACTTCGTATTTTATAAGTTCTAATTGTTCCCAACTAGCTTGTGGAATATCAACATCAATGGTTTTATCCAAAGGATTTTTGTTATGATTAGGAAGTGGAAATCCCATAGTCATAGGAGGACTTGGTTTAGATTGTATTCCTAAAACTGATGATCCAGCATTTCCAATTATTGATGAATTTAGAACTGTACCCATACTAGATGTCGGTATAGTTATTAAAATCTGCTGGCCACCAACATTAATGTACTTCTGTTGTGTGTTTGGCATTGACTGAATACTCGATGGCACAAAATACTGAATAGACGATCCTGGTAAAACAGGAAATCGAACTTGTGATGCTCCAGTAGCTATTGGAGGCTGTaaaatttgtttacttttaaacaTGGGTGCCGGTTGTGGCAAAATCACAGGTTTTGAAACTTTAGCTACCACCTTTTCATTTTTGTCAGGACTCTCATTGATAACAACTACTTCTCTAGAATCTTTTTTGTCTTTATTAGAATCAtcctttaattgttttgtttcttctttttctaCTGTATCATTAgttttatctttacttttacTAGCGCTTGTGTTTGCACTTATTTCATTTTCACTTTCGCTGTCCTCAATTTCTTCATTAATCGTTATAAGAATTTCAGATCCATCTATATCAGTGACCTTTTCAATAGATTTAGACTGACTTTCATTTTCTCGACCAGATTTCTCCCCTCCATTCATTTTAAGCTCATCAGACACATTTTCTATCTTTTTCGTTTGCAAGTTGTTTGCTGAATTATTTGCATCCTCATCTTGACCTCCATTTTCAGACGAATCTTTATCTAGAGTTGTGCTTTCTTGCTCTGTTTTTACTTTCTCACAATCTTCATGGTCTTCTTTCATGTCATTCATTTTTTCATCACCGGTTGATACTCGATATTCAGAATCTTGCAAGTTTGTTTGGTCTTTGTTTATTTCTTCAGCGTTTTTAATTTCCTTTTCATCCAAATTTGCCTTTTCAGACCCATCTTCAAATTCACCATTTTTTGTTTCAACTTCTTGACCAGAACATGTAGACATATTATCTTTCTCCTTTATTTCATCAACTGGATTCGTTTCAACTTCTTTACCAGAAGATGTAGGGATATCATCTTTCTCCTTAACATCATCATCATGATCGCTTTCCCCTTTATTTTCATGTTCTTCTTTTGAATCAACGTCCATTGATTGTTCACTGTCTTCGTATGGACTAATATCAGAAATATTTGATGTAGCAGTTGAATTGTCAAGTTCTTCCTCTACTTTAAGTTTGTCTTCTACTTTCAATTCATTCTGTTGAGTGTCTACTGTTTCTTTGTTTAGATCTTCATCCCCATCATGCCCATTGTCATgttcatttgtttcattttctgATGTTTCCATAGCATTGATGTCATTTGAGGTGTTCTTATTATGCAGGTCAGAATTTCCATTGACTTTCTCTGCAAGTTTATCATCTGTGTAGCCATTTTGATTTAAGTTGTCTTTCTCTAAAGCTGAAGGATCTTTCATGATGGTTTCCCCTGTTGTGTTGCCATTCAGAGTTTCAGATACCTCCATCTTGGTCTTACATCCTATAAAAGATAATAATGGGTATGAATTAATTCAAgaatttaataacattttattaaTTCAAGCTTTCAATAATAGtttaaagtataacaaaaattaaCTTGACAAACACTGTTTTTACTTCCTATATTAATCCTAGGCTGTTTTAGAGCTGCAGTATTCAGTGCTATCACATTTCAGCACTGTTGTATTGGACAGACCACAGCGCTTTCAAATTAAATATCAGCGCTATTGTTTTTCAGTTTTCAAATTTcctgtgttaacatggttaagctGTACAATTTCGATCTAGTGACAACTGGTTGATTTATCTGAGAATGATGAGATACCTTTCATACTCAAATATATTAGGAATCAGttcaaagaaacaacagaatGGTGTTGTCTGAGATCAAACTGTCAAAATTACCTATTTATTTCCCAGTTTTTCAcccttttttttaactattgagTCTTCAACACTTTTTTTTGTCATGCTCAAAGATATTGACTTTATATTtgtcatctatactattaaacgagaagacctcattttgtgtgtcgcttctcttccttccacaataaattaatcatcatgcctctgtgttctataggtaacatgcatagtcgcatttatCATCCATTCTTACAATTATTCAGATTGAggtatttttggagaaaaacgacaaaaaaggagtctgGATATTGATTTCCTCATCAGGCTGACTTTTAGTTATAGAttataagacttccggtttgaaacatccacaagtacaaccaatcatatgatagataacaaaaatgaaccagatgctccgcagggtgcagct is from Mytilus galloprovincialis chromosome 6, xbMytGall1.hap1.1, whole genome shotgun sequence and encodes:
- the LOC143080316 gene encoding uncharacterized protein LOC143080316 gives rise to the protein MEVSETLNGNTTGETIMKDPSALEKDNLNQNGYTDDKLAEKVNGNSDLHNKNTSNDINAMETSENETNEHDNGHDGDEDLNKETVDTQQNELKVEDKLKVEEELDNSTATSNISDISPYEDSEQSMDVDSKEEHENKGESDHDDDVKEKDDIPTSSGKEVETNPVDEIKEKDNMSTCSGQEVETKNGEFEDGSEKANLDEKEIKNAEEINKDQTNLQDSEYRVSTGDEKMNDMKEDHEDCEKVKTEQESTTLDKDSSENGGQDEDANNSANNLQTKKIENVSDELKMNGGEKSGRENESQSKSIEKVTDIDGSEILITINEEIEDSESENEISANTSASKSKDKTNDTVEKEETKQLKDDSNKDKKDSREVVVINESPDKNEKVVAKVSKPVILPQPAPMFKSKQILQPPIATGASQVRFPVLPGSSIQYFVPSSIQSMPNTQQKYINVGGQQILITIPTSSMGTVLNSSIIGNAGSSVLGIQSKPSPPMTMGFPLPNHNKNPLDKTIDVDIPQASWEQLELIKYEVLSRKPDNAFWGGLANVSKKADLSSASKLLFDLGSDLVKELAYEQIVQVQRKKDEADLLNASEKESLQRMKKVVEELKNKLEYLHDIPKLKCKCGFTTESKNVMYLHKQYPHVSYNTPDKSALLTCPHCNQSFQGKIAEDMFKAHIEKEHNIVGRSNHKSNLWPCNLCTFEGANRNTIMKHKLKCEKNFKEHINQAPHHVDINLSLKNIFYKFQVHNKKLQLQQQAQHARKIAQIDRPDTRGIPIAKHQPAIIKPKTNQAQAKPPPVVNPNRPIMTSHFQGPTPASTAYAMQSAGTRFVTAPVQKQPQPLKPASANKPTVNQLLRTQQNVNANTRPGFEVCEICGGYVKDRMSLRIHFFYAHKIEMPAHVFSKPLAPLFCNICNERFWTSQGFTKHKTSAKHLNTVKQNASATNQCWICHQKPENLYSHLHKFHRLTTGECMALKRCMFCGTLSQSRKELELHMAATHGVLIKGEENKGSTSTPVSSVIKPQPQSSAATKNLSTVVTGGSSGMVRNNFCVFCSSQFQDNTKLTLHCLSVHATCKKCGMVVNKMADLARHVCKMSSKTCNICGLKNLKPAGLLKHLESHTKPCSVALKRLSPSQINIATGGKFMRLDPRLRTRNARTTANIIEGEIKMEQTKGLTVAMNFDKPRKGKVIIDLSGKTDVRKEEVVIESDNDSDVIIQEEERTEIVLDSDDDDVKSGKNRSESKSQKNNSENKDESEEEKNIKKECESTKDENHTKDRENDNTEIEGKGHEENDDKSIVKEEMDLDKPSVKNESKDKLNVKEEIDIDKPSVKEENVEDKPSEKEENDVDQPKELDENYEKCENMEENKTDMTSDNKIDDYSVEINKGQLTIKEEHSNSSIEDTNSSKNALENEDCDSVQSEISTGEAKNLAGSLRKRSHSECENSDDPEEDTKKKKMDEDSDNS